DNA from Sorangium aterium:
ACGGCAGCGTCAGGCCCGGGCCCGCGGACGCCGGCGGCGAAGGGCAGGTGCGCGCCGCCGGGGCCGTGCCGCTGCGGATCCCGAACAGCGTTTCCCCGGCACGCCTCGAGCGCGCCGTCGCGTCCGCCGACAGCCCGGGAGAAGAAGCCCCCGTGGCGCGGCGCGGGTCGCCGCGCGCGGCGAGCGAGGACCACGCGGCGCGGAGGGCAGCGACGTCGGGGTCGCCGACCGCAGCCGTGGAGCCCGAGGGGCGTCCCTCCTACGTCGACGAGGGGGACGGCGATGCCGGGATCACGTCGCTGCCCTCGAGGAGGACGGGGATCGCGCGGTGGGTCGTCGGCCTCATCGTCGTCGGCCTCATGGTGGTGAGCGCGGCGACCCTCGGGCCGAAGTACCTCAAGCCGGCCGTCCAGACCCGGCCTGCGCCGAGCGACGATCGCGTCTCGGCGCTGCTCGCCGAGGGTGAGCGGAGCCTGGCCGAGGGGGATCCGGAGACGGCGAGGGACAAGCTCGTCAAGGCGAGCGCGCTCGCCGAGGACGACCCGCGCGTCGCGGCGGCGCTGGCCCGGGTCGAGACGGTGAACGCGGACGTGCGGTGGCTGCGGCTGCAGCTGCTCGCCGCAGGGGACGCGGATCTGGACACGGTGCGGCACGATCTCGACATCGCGATCGAGCGCGCCCGCAAGGAGGTCGAGCACGCGCGGCGCGTCGCGCCGGCGAACGCCGAGGTGACCCGCGCGGCGATCGATCTGCTCCGCATGCAGGGCGATCTCGCCTCCGCACGGAAGCTCGTCGGCGCGATCTCGGCCGAGAGCGCGCAGCCGGAGAGCGCGCTGACGCTGGCCGCGCTCGATCTCGCGGAGGCTCATCCGAGCTGGGCCGCCGTCGTCGAGCGGCTCCGGACGGCGGCGAGCATCGAGCAGAGCCCCGGGCGAGCGCGGGCGCTGCTCGTCTATGCGCTCGCGAGGTCCGGCGATCTCGCGGCCGCGCGCGCCGAGAACGAGCGCCTGCTGGCGACGAGCCGGCCGCACCTGCTCGCGCGCCCGCTCCGGGCCTTCATCGACCGGCTCGAGAAGGCGCAGGGGGAGCCAGGCAGCGTCGCCGAGCCGGCGTCGAGCGCGCGCGTGGAGAGCCCGCGCGCGGGCTCTCCTCCGCCGAGCCCATCGACCGCGGCGAGCGCTCCTCCCGCGAGCCCGCCGGGGCGCGCTCGGCGCGAGCCGGAGCCGGAGCCGGACGACGGCCGCGTGCCCGACGACTACGTCGCCCCGGGCGGCGCCATCGATACGAGCGATCTCCCCGGCGTGCATCCGCCGCCGACCGCCACGCCCGGGGCGACGACGCCGCCGGTCGACACCTCGGATCTGCCTGGAATGAAGCATGAGTAAGCGCCGAGCTCGAGGGGTGCGATGGACCGGCGTCGGCGCCCTCGCCGTGGCGGCGTCGATGGCAGGGTGCAGCGGGAGAGAGCGAGCGGCGCTGCCGGCGCCGCCCGCGGCGGGCCTCGACGAGCCGGCGGTCATCGAGATCGATCTCTCGCGCGGGCTCCCCGAGAGCGCGTCAGCGTCGCTGTTCGGCCCGCCGAGCGGCAGGACCCACGTGCAGCTCGTGCAGTCGTTGCGAGCGCTCTCCGGGTCCCCGAGCGCGAAGGGGTTCCTCGTGCGGCTCGGGAGCGCGCGCCTCGCGTTCGCGCGGGCCCACGAGATCGGCCGGATCCTCGGCGATGTCCGCGCGTCGGGGCGACCGGTCGTGTGCCACGCGGACGAGTACAACAACGCGACCATGCTGCTGGCGTCCATCGCGTGCAGCAAGCTCTGGCTCAGCCCTGCGGGGCAGGTCGACACGGTGGGGATCGCGGCGCAGCTGGTGTTCGCGAAGGGGCTCCTCGACAAGCTCAACGTGGACGTCGACTTCCTCCAGGTGGGGAAGTTCAAGGGCGCGAGCGAGCCGTTCACGCGGGAAGGGGCGAGCCCCGAGGCGCGCCGATCGCTCGAGTCCGCGCTCGGCGGGGTCCGTGAGGCGTGGCTCTCGGCCATCGTGGAGGGGCGCGGCAAGGAGGAGCTCCGGGAGGCCCTCGAGGACGGCCCGTTCGCTCCTGAGGAGGCGAAGGCGAGGGCGCTCGTGGACGAGATCGGCGATTTCGAGTCCGCGACCGAGGACGCGAAGAAGCTCGCCGGCACCGAGCGCTCCGTGCCGCGGTTCGGCGGCGCCCCGCGCGATGCGAGCCTCTCCCGGAGCCTCGTGGACGTGTTCCGCTCGGTCTCCGGGGCGAGCTCGCTGGGGACGCCGCACGTGACGGTCGTCCCGGCGATCGGCGGCATCACCATGAGCGCCAAGGGGATGCCCATCGGCTCGTCGGACGGGATCGGCGAGCGCGAGCTCGGGCAAACGATCACGCGCCTCACCGAGGATCCGAGCGCGAAGGCGGTCGTGCTCCGGATCGACTCGCCCGGCGGATCGGCGCTGGCCTCGGATCTGCTCTGGCAGAAGCTGATGCGGCTGCGGCAGAAGAAGCCGCTGGTCGTCTCGATCGGCGGGATGGCCGCGAGCGGCGGCTACTACCTCGCCTGCGCTGGCACCAAGATCGTCGCCGAGCGGACGAGCATCATCGGCTCGATAGGCGTCGTGGGCGGCAAGTTCGCCGTCGGGAAGGCGCTTGCGGACATCGGGATCAACGCAGAGACGGTCGCGGCCAACCCGGATCCTCAGCGGGCAGCGCGCGCCGCGTACATGTCGGCGCTCACACCCTGGGACGAGCCCACACGCGCCCGCGTGCTCGCCTCCATGGAGGCGGTTTACGATCTGTTCCTGAAGCGCATCACGGCCGGACGGAACCTC
Protein-coding regions in this window:
- a CDS encoding S49 family peptidase, whose translation is MSKRRARGVRWTGVGALAVAASMAGCSGRERAALPAPPAAGLDEPAVIEIDLSRGLPESASASLFGPPSGRTHVQLVQSLRALSGSPSAKGFLVRLGSARLAFARAHEIGRILGDVRASGRPVVCHADEYNNATMLLASIACSKLWLSPAGQVDTVGIAAQLVFAKGLLDKLNVDVDFLQVGKFKGASEPFTREGASPEARRSLESALGGVREAWLSAIVEGRGKEELREALEDGPFAPEEAKARALVDEIGDFESATEDAKKLAGTERSVPRFGGAPRDASLSRSLVDVFRSVSGASSLGTPHVTVVPAIGGITMSAKGMPIGSSDGIGERELGQTITRLTEDPSAKAVVLRIDSPGGSALASDLLWQKLMRLRQKKPLVVSIGGMAASGGYYLACAGTKIVAERTSIIGSIGVVGGKFAVGKALADIGINAETVAANPDPQRAARAAYMSALTPWDEPTRARVLASMEAVYDLFLKRITAGRNLPLETISPSAEGRIFGGVEAAGRSLVDELGGLERAIALARELAELPADAPVEIEQDEGGLLELLATGDEASEGSARAPDRAALRERAREAMASVLLPEWLGVAPEVGTFAASMAPLLAGERALTVLPFAVTLR
- a CDS encoding zinc-ribbon domain-containing protein, yielding MDVTCERCSTEYEFDDALVSERGTTVKCTNCGFQFKVRRTDGGLPETWVVRTLGGRELEFKMLRELQAAITQGQITRDDVISRGNARPRRLGSIAELEPFFKGPGGIVMAGTALGIGGPSPFPGRSRSLTPPGLGGPAPAQTEGSVAIPLPRAESDADAAPESIHDAETIVRDVREVQSGKERPSPRRGAQTAAYDSEASAPARVMTKPSALPGVVVPPEEAPPLPDGHPARRQEPRTLRGAGVAEVRHGSVRPGPADAGGEGQVRAAGAVPLRIPNSVSPARLERAVASADSPGEEAPVARRGSPRAASEDHAARRAATSGSPTAAVEPEGRPSYVDEGDGDAGITSLPSRRTGIARWVVGLIVVGLMVVSAATLGPKYLKPAVQTRPAPSDDRVSALLAEGERSLAEGDPETARDKLVKASALAEDDPRVAAALARVETVNADVRWLRLQLLAAGDADLDTVRHDLDIAIERARKEVEHARRVAPANAEVTRAAIDLLRMQGDLASARKLVGAISAESAQPESALTLAALDLAEAHPSWAAVVERLRTAASIEQSPGRARALLVYALARSGDLAAARAENERLLATSRPHLLARPLRAFIDRLEKAQGEPGSVAEPASSARVESPRAGSPPPSPSTAASAPPASPPGRARREPEPEPDDGRVPDDYVAPGGAIDTSDLPGVHPPPTATPGATTPPVDTSDLPGMKHE